The Flavobacteriales bacterium genome contains a region encoding:
- a CDS encoding GNAT family N-acetyltransferase, translating into SVECEGKLVGFLSAFDCGEELEVHYVGLDYDCNRELGLYQRMLVEFLRRAIEGGHQRINYGRTAEQAKSSLGAEPVEMRLYTKHRNMIANRLITPLMASVAPNSFELRSPFKQVKVS; encoded by the coding sequence AATCGGTGGAGTGTGAAGGAAAGCTTGTGGGCTTCCTATCGGCATTTGATTGTGGCGAGGAACTCGAGGTGCATTATGTGGGCTTGGATTATGACTGCAACCGGGAACTCGGTCTATATCAGCGCATGCTTGTGGAATTCCTAAGAAGGGCCATCGAAGGCGGTCATCAGCGCATCAATTACGGACGTACAGCCGAGCAGGCAAAGAGTTCGCTAGGGGCTGAACCCGTAGAGATGCGCCTCTATACCAAGCACCGCAACATGATCGCCAATCGATTGATCACCCCTCTGATGGCCTCGGTGGCTCCCAATTCCTTTGAAT